In the genome of Polynucleobacter sp. TSB-Sco08W16, the window CATTATTCCGCGTCAGATGTTTGACGTAGCCATTCAGGCGGCAATTGGTAGCAATATTGTTGCCCGTGAAAACGTGAAAGCATTGCGTAAGAATGTCTTGGCAAAGTGTTACGGTGGTGATATCTCTCGTAAACGCAAGTTATTAGAGAAGCAAAAAGAAGGTAAGAAGCGTATGAAGCAAGTTGGTAACGTGGAGATTCCACAAGAAGCCTTCTTGGCTATTTTGCAGGTGGAAGATTAATGAACTTCGCTCTCATTCTCTTTATCCTGGTGATTGTTTCTGGTGTTGCCTGGCTTGCCGATAAGTTGTACTTTGCGCCTCAACGCAAACTGGCTGGTATCGATCGCATGCCTTTATGGTTGGAATACACCGCAGGATTTTTCCCGGTGATTTGCGCAGTCTTCGTATTGCGCTCTTTCATTGTTGAGCCCTTCAAGATTCCATCGGGCTCCATGATTCCCACATTGCAGATTGGCGACTTTATTTTGGTAAATAAATTCACCTATGGCATTCGTTTGCCAGTCCTCAATCAAAAGGTAGTGGATTTAGGATCTCCGAAACGGGGCGATGTGATTGTGTTCCGTTACCCACGAGACGAGTCTGTGGATTACATCAAGCGCGTAGTGGCTTTGCCTGGTGATGTCATTGCTTATGAAGACAAACGTTTGACCATCAACGGTCAGCCTTTGCAATATAGCGGTGGCGAGCCCTATCTCGATCCTGAGAATATGCGTTACGCCAAACGCTATACAGAAACTTTCCCAGCAGATTTGGGCGGTAATCGTCATGAGATTCTGAATGATCCTGATCGTCCTGCAACAGTATTTCCGACTGAGCGTTTTCCAGGTGCTGAGTTTTGCCAATACCAACCATCTGGTTTAACTTGCAAGGTTCCTGCAGGGCATTACTTTGCCATGGGGGATAACCGTGATAACAGTGCTGATTCTCGCTATTGGGGGTTTGTGCCCGACAAGAATATTGTGGGTAGAGCATTCTTTGTCTGGCTCAACCTGGGTAATCTAGGCCGTATTGGCGGCTTTCAGTAAAAGATCATGAACGCCCGTGCCGTTATCGAAACCGGATCGCTACAAGAGCGCCTCGGTTATACCTTTAAGAAGCCTGAGCTCTTAAACCAAGCCCTGACTCACCGCAGTCATAGCAAGAAGAATAACGAGCGCTTAGAGTTTTTAGGCGACTCAATTCTCAACTGTGTAGTTGCAGATCTACTTTATGAGCGCTACTCCGATTTGGACGAGGGCGATCTCTCTCGTGTGCGTGCGAACTTAGTCAAGCAGCAGGCTCTCTATGAAATTGCTCAAACCTTATCTTTATCTGATCATCTGCGTTTAGGCGAGGGTGAACTCAAGAGTGGGGGCTTCCGTCGCCCCTCTATTTTGGCTGACACCTTAGAGGCCGTCACAGGTGCTATCTTTTTAGATGGCGGTTTTGATGCAGCTAAGGCCTGTCTGCGCAAACTCTATTCAGTCATCTTGGCGCAAGTTGATCCTAAAACCTTGGGTAAAGATGACAAGACGCTCTTACAAGAATGTTTGCAAAGTTATCAATTGCCATTGCCTACCTATAACGTGACTGGCACAACCGGTGCTGCACACAACCAGCAATTCGAAGTAGAGTGTGTCATTCCTAGTTTGAAGGTGGCGGTTAAAGGTGAGGGCGCCTCACGCCGTGCTGCCGAGCAGTCGGCCGCGAAGACAGCATTGGCAGCAGTCTTAAAAGCATTGCCACAAGAATCTCGCAAACCCAAGAAAACACGGTCGGCTAAGAAAAAAGCAGCAAAGAAAGAAGCGACCGAAGAGCAGTTAAATCTTAAGCTGAAGGGCTAATCGTGTTTAGATGCGGCACTATCGCCATTGTTGGGCGTCCCAATATGGGAAAATCAACACTGCTTAATGCATTGGTTGGTCAAAAGATCAGTATTACTTCACGCAAAGCACAAACTACCCGTCACCGAATTTTAGGGATTCAGAATCGCGAAGAAGCCCAGTTCATCTTTATTGATACGCCAGGTTTTCAGACGCGTTTGATGAACACGCTTAATAAAGCATTGAACCGGACGGTTACTACTGCCCTGCAAGATGTGAATGTGGCTTGCTTTGTAGTTGAGGCTGGTTACTTTGGCGAAGATGATAAAAAAGTATTAAAGCTGCTGCCGGATGATCTACCAGTGGTGCTAGTTTTAAATAAGCTGGATTTATTTAATAGCCGCTTTCAGACACCATCTGAACGTGACCAGGCGTTGCTCAACTTTATGAAGGAGATGTCCAAGCCTTGGTGTGAGTTAGGCGGTCATGAAGATCAAAAGTGTGAGTTTGCAGAAATCGTTCCGATGAGCGCAAAGAGTCCTGGTGATATTGAGCGCCTCCTAGATGTGCTTGAGGGCTATTTGCCAGAAGCTGAGGCTGTATACGATGGCGATACGATTACTGATCGCAGTGAGCGCTTCTTAGCTGCTGAGATCTTGCGTGAGAAGGTATTTAGGTTTACTGGCGAGGAGTTGCCTTACACCTCTACGGTAGTAATTGATCAATTCAAGATGGATGGCAAGATGCGTCGCATTGCTGCAACTATTTTGGTTGACCGTGATAGCCATAAGGCCATGATTATTGGTCAAAAGGGTGAGCGTCTTAAAAAGATCTCAACTGATGCACGCATTGATATGGAAAAACTCTTCGATGGCAAAGTCTTTCTAGAGACTTGGGTCAAAGTGAAGCGTGGATG includes:
- the lepB gene encoding signal peptidase I, coding for MNFALILFILVIVSGVAWLADKLYFAPQRKLAGIDRMPLWLEYTAGFFPVICAVFVLRSFIVEPFKIPSGSMIPTLQIGDFILVNKFTYGIRLPVLNQKVVDLGSPKRGDVIVFRYPRDESVDYIKRVVALPGDVIAYEDKRLTINGQPLQYSGGEPYLDPENMRYAKRYTETFPADLGGNRHEILNDPDRPATVFPTERFPGAEFCQYQPSGLTCKVPAGHYFAMGDNRDNSADSRYWGFVPDKNIVGRAFFVWLNLGNLGRIGGFQ
- the rnc gene encoding ribonuclease III; this encodes MNARAVIETGSLQERLGYTFKKPELLNQALTHRSHSKKNNERLEFLGDSILNCVVADLLYERYSDLDEGDLSRVRANLVKQQALYEIAQTLSLSDHLRLGEGELKSGGFRRPSILADTLEAVTGAIFLDGGFDAAKACLRKLYSVILAQVDPKTLGKDDKTLLQECLQSYQLPLPTYNVTGTTGAAHNQQFEVECVIPSLKVAVKGEGASRRAAEQSAAKTALAAVLKALPQESRKPKKTRSAKKKAAKKEATEEQLNLKLKG
- the era gene encoding GTPase Era — protein: MGKSTLLNALVGQKISITSRKAQTTRHRILGIQNREEAQFIFIDTPGFQTRLMNTLNKALNRTVTTALQDVNVACFVVEAGYFGEDDKKVLKLLPDDLPVVLVLNKLDLFNSRFQTPSERDQALLNFMKEMSKPWCELGGHEDQKCEFAEIVPMSAKSPGDIERLLDVLEGYLPEAEAVYDGDTITDRSERFLAAEILREKVFRFTGEELPYTSTVVIDQFKMDGKMRRIAATILVDRDSHKAMIIGQKGERLKKISTDARIDMEKLFDGKVFLETWVKVKRGWADDRAELRAQGLE